The Thalassotalea agarivorans region GATCAACCTGATTATGTTAATGCCGTTGCACAATTATCTACGTCTTTGGAGCCCATTTTATTACTAGATTCGCTACAAGCCATTGAGCAAGATTTTGGCCGTGAGCGCATTAAACGTTGGGGCGCGAGAACCTTGGATCTAGACATTTTGCTTTATGGCCAACACATTATCGACGAACCGAGACTTGTTGTGCCCCACTATGGCTTAACTGAACGTGAATTTGTGTTGATCCCACTTGCAGAAATTTCCCCAGAATTAACGCTTCCAAACGGACAATCTATCCAAGCATTAGCAGAGACAATTGACCGCAATGGTCTTGAACGTCTTTGTACAATATAATAGGCAAAATTTAGCACGCAGTATCTGCTATAACTTTATATAAAAGCGAGTCTACCTATGGCAAAAATCACCACCGCTACACTTCGAAAAATGAAAGACAACGGTGAAAAAATCGCAACTATCACCGCATATGATGCAAGTTTTGCGAAGCTTTTTGATCAAGCTGGCGTACATGCCATTTTAATTGGCGATTCATTAGGCATGGTATTACAAGGCAATGACGATACGCTGCCAGTATCAGTCGATGA contains the following coding sequences:
- the folK gene encoding 2-amino-4-hydroxy-6-hydroxymethyldihydropteridine diphosphokinase, giving the protein MNTVFIGLGSNLDDPLNQLKQAIEALKRLPQSTLTGVSSLYGSKPMGPQDQPDYVNAVAQLSTSLEPILLLDSLQAIEQDFGRERIKRWGARTLDLDILLYGQHIIDEPRLVVPHYGLTEREFVLIPLAEISPELTLPNGQSIQALAETIDRNGLERLCTI